Part of the Desulfohalovibrio reitneri genome is shown below.
GACGAGTACGTCCGCCCCCAGCCCTAGTCCGCTTCAACGGAAGGCCACGATGCCCCGTCTGCCGAGTTCCCGAAGGAAGGTGGACATGGAAACCTCCGCCTCCCTGGAGTGCAGGTCGTAGCGTTCGGCAAGCTTTTGGCTGAGTTCGGCCACGGAGGACTGGCCGTCGATCCAGGACCAGACCAGTTCCCCCATCTCATCCAATTGCAGTTTTTTCTGAATGGGTGAACCGTCCCAGATGCCCACCTTGCGGGCCATGCGGGCGAACCAGGGGTTGAGTGTGGTTGGGTAGGAGAGCACCAGGCCGTCGTCGCCGGATTCCTCCTCCACATCACGGTTGCGCACCGGCACCGAGGCCAGCGCCTCCTCACGCGGAATGGTCGGCTGAACCGGCTTTTTCTTGCGGAACAAGGACATAATTCATCCGTACCTCGCGCAGCAACTCGGCATCAAGTGGCGAGGCCGAGGCCGCCCGAAGGCAGAGGATGCGGTTGCTTCCTTCCGGACGCCAGGCTTCGAGCCGCTTGTACGGCTTGCGGCGGCCCAGGCGTCCGGCCAGCCGGAGTGGATAGGAGGGGGCGCGCCGGGGCTGCATGAGCAGGCCTTCCGGAGTCTCCGAGGCTTCGGTGTTCTTGAGAAACTCTCCGTACTGCTTTTCCAGAAAGCCATGCATGCCCTGCTTCAGCAGAACCTCGGCGGGACCGAAGCGGGACAGCTCGATCTCCGACTTCTTGGTTTGGAATGTCAGCCGGAAGAGTCCGGGCTGGAAAGCGTACGTCCCAAGTTCGTATCCTGCGGGCATGACCGCCCGGATGTCGTACAGCGCGAAGGGGATGTCGCTGCCATTTCCCGACATGTGCAATCCGGACAGGGCCTTTACCGCCTCGTCGCGGTAGGCGGTCCGCCACTGCGCGGCCAGGGCCGCGCCAGCCTTGGCGTCGTAAAGCAGGCAGCCCCCGCCGCGCTCGCCAGCCAGCTCCCAGGTGAAAAATATTCGGCTGTTCCAGCGTGAGGGAAAGCCTCCGGGCGGGTTGGCCTTTTTCAGGGAACCGCCCTGTTTGGCGGGGAATCCCCGAGCCATGCGCTTGAGGTGCTTGTCCGCGGCGAATCGGCCTCGGATGGGATTCCACTTGAGGTCCAGGGCGGGATGACCGGAGGGGCCGAGGGTCAGCGTTCGCTTGCCCATGGCCACGGGCTCCCAGGAGTCTGGCGTGGACAGGTCCACGCCATTCCAGGCCACGCGCATCAGTAGGCCATCTTGCCCAGGGACTTGAGGATGAGGGTGAAGCCCATTGCCAGCATGCCCATCAAGCCCATGCCGCAGGAGAATCCAGCCAGTAGAACAGGAGCGTACTGACGCCATTTTTTGCCGTATTTCTTCAGGAAATAGAAACGCCCCAGGATGGCGCCCAGCATCTCCAACAGGTGCCCGTGCGGTGTGGTCTGCCCTAGGCCACGCACCAGACCATATACCAGCAGCACCGGCAGCCCGAGCAGGTTGAGAATGAGATAGAGGACCACCCCCAGCCCCAAGCCCGCGCCCACGACCTCCGGACTGAGCGCCTGGAAGAAGGCGGAGTTGCCCTCGATGGTGGAGGTCTGCATGAGCAGCTGGTTGAGGGCCTGGAGGTGCCAGACCTCCTGGGCGTAGGGGAACTGGGCCGAGGGGATGGGCGCCAGTTGCCAGAGGAACTGGGAGAAAAGCAGGGAAGCGACGAAGACGATGGGCCAGGCGATGACCTCGGCCTTGATGACCCCGCGCAGCGAGGTCCCGGTAAGCTCGATCTGCCGGAACTGCACCGTGGCCTCGCCGTAGTTGTGGTACGGGATAGGGGCGTACCATATCTCAATGCCGGAATATCCGAAGTACTTGGCTCCGGCGATGAAACTCGCCTCCCGCACCATGGGCAGGTTGACCGCCTGGCCTGCGATGCCCTCCATGCGCGCCGTAATGTAGGAGATCACCGGCGTGTAGACGAAGCCGTAGAGGATGAAGAATATCCATGGAAAACCGGGAACGATGAACACGCAAATGAGGGTGTAGGAGATGGTCGAGAAGAAATAGATGCCGATGGAGAGCCAGAAATTGATGTCGCCCCGCTCCGGCCTCCCCCTGACGAGGTCTTTCCAGGATGCCTTGGGCTGGCCTCCCGTCCCCCGGAAGGACCTGACCACGTACCAAACGCCCACGGCCGCGATGGCCAGGCCGAGGCCGATGGAGAAGCTCATGTAGAAGTCGAAATTGTTGGCGAAGATGGTTTCCACCGTGCGCATGCCGGGATTCCATCTGGTGAGCAGGCCGTTTTCGTAGAGAATGGGGTTGGCGATGAAGGTCAGGATGACCCCGAGAAAACCGCCGAGGACGGCCCAGAAGGGCAGCACCATGCCGATGAAGATCAGCCCCAGGTCGAGTTGGATGCCTGTGGCCACGGCCGGCAGGACGTCCTCGGTGTATTGGGTCAGCTCAATCCAGGGTATGGGGATGAGGCGGATGGGCTCCATGAAGACTAGGCCGGACACCGCCGGTAAAAGCACATAGATGGCCCCGAAGGCAAGGCCGACCACACCTCCAATGGAAAAGACCCGCCATTTCCAGCTTGTTTCCTTGTCCTCTGTGGATTCGGCAAGGGCCATGGTGCCAAGCGCGGCCACCGGAGCCATGGGGAAGGGGAGCTTCTCCACGTCCGAGGTGATTCGGTACATGGCGTAGCCCAGGCCGAACTGGTCAATGCGCTGGATGAGCTGCGCACCGAACAGCAGCAGGATGGGCATGAGCCAGTCGCGGTGGAGGAAGGTCCGTTCCAGAAGCGATTCGCTGCCCGCCTGCGGGGCGATCCATTCCGGTATGAACTCCGTCAGCCCCAGCATCCGGGCGGCGTCCGACTGCACTAGGTATTGCTGCCAAAGCAGTCCCTGGAACGGTGAGGCCAGGGCCGCTCCCGCCATGTAGTAAAGGAGGAAGATTTCCTGCTGTTTGAGGGAGGTGTAGGAGCGCTTGGCGATCTCGGCGAAGAGGATGATGGTCACCCAGCGGGCGGCCGGGCCGATTCCCTGGCCGATGACCAGTTGCAGGTACATCGAGCCCGGCATCATCAAGAAGCCGATGAATACGGCTCCGATCAGGGTCTTCCAATCGAAGCCCTCTTCGAATTTCTCGGGCGGCTTCAGCAGGTCCCGATATTCTTGAAGTTCCTTGTCGTCGTGCATTCGCTCGTCCCGAATCAGTCAGGCAGGACCTGGTAGGTCAGGCCGGTCTCCATGCTGACCAGCGCCCATATGCCGCCCATGAGAAAGTCGCCCAGTATGAGGCCGAAGAACAGGAAGCGCACCTTGCGGTAGAGGTTGATGCCGCCGTAGCGCAGGCAGAGCTGATTGGCGGCCCAGCCCACCAGAAAGTTGAACCACAGGTAGCGCATGGCCGTTGAATAGATGACCAGGTAGCCGATGGGGTGCAGCGGCCACCAGTAGAAGCGGCGGTAGCAGAGGATGAGGGTGGTCATGACTAGGCCGCCGATGACGGCGAAGGTGATGACCCATTCCTGCGGGCCGAGGGGGGCGTCCACCAGCCGCTTGACGTTCTCGTACACGCTCATGGTGGTGCGCTGGGCCCAGATGAGTTCCAGTTCCCGCAGGCCGTACTTGTAGCAAAGGGCCAGCATGGCTGCGAAAGAGACCAGTACGCCGAGGAAGATGACGGCCATGACGCCGATGAGCAGCAGGCGGCGGTTGCGCACACGCTCGGAGATCTTGGCGCTGTGGATGAGCGAGGGCATGAGGGATTCGCGCAGATCCAGGAAAAGAACCTTTTGGGCCACCCCCGCCAGCAGCAGCCCCGCGCTGGAGAAGAACTTGGAGCCGAAGATGGCCAGCAGTCCGTCAATGGGCGCGGCCGTAAGGGTGAAGTAGGCTAGGCCGCCCTGGGTGATGACCCGGCTGGCCACCAGGGTTATGACCAGGAACATGCCCACAGTGACAACGGCCGGAAGCAGGTTCATGCCGAAATAGATGCACCATCCGGCCAGCAGGCCGAAGCCGATCACAAAGCCCCAGAAGGCGGTTCGCACCTCCATCCATTCGGATTCGCTGCGCTCCACTTTGCCTCGGCTGAAGGCGCTGCGCAGAATGAAGGCGATGTGTCCGCGTCCCAGCCAAAGGAGGAAAAGGAAGAAGATGCCGTAGGCGCCGATCATCTGGGTTTCTTCCACCATGGCCAGGGTTGGGCCGAAGGTCACGCCCAGGGCGGAGGAGGGCAGTCCCAGGCCCATGACATCGAACACGCCGAACATGAGCCCGCCCAGCAGGTAGAAGAACCACATGGAGAAGGAAATCTGCCTCGTGGTCAGGAAGGCGAAGCCGATGAACGCCGGGTAGATGTAGATGCGCAGCTTGTAGAAGCCGGAAAAGAGCCCGTACTTGGAGAAGTATTTGCCCGCGAAGATGAAGGTGGGGATCTGAGGAATCTGCGGGTAGAAATGGTTGAGCCCGTTGATGAGGTGCAGAAAGCAGGTCAGCCCCAGCCCGATGAGGAAATAGCGGTTGGTGAAGAAGTCCTTGAGGGCGTTCTGGTCGAAGTATTCGGTCATCAGCTGCGGCAGGCGCAGCAGAGGAAAGTTGACCCGCTCGTTCTCCACCCACTGCCTAGCCACCAAGTTGGTCAGGCAGATCATCACGAAGTAGGCCAGGAAGATGAACACGCCCCACCACAGGAAGGGGGCCACCCAGGCCGACAGCGGAGCGTTGGACAGCACCTCCAGGGGGCCCATGGTGATGCCGCCCTCGATGCCGTCGTACAATTGCTCCACCGCCTTGTTGTCCGCCGGGTAGAGCTTGTCCGGCAGCAGGGGGCCGAGTACTTCCCTGAAGCGGTTGCCCGGCGTGGCGAAGTGCAGGGGGACGGTGAGATTGAGCAGGAAGGTGCGGACAAGTCCCGTATAGGGGATGCCGGAGACCAGCACCATGAGTATCCAGGATACCAGCAGTTCCAGCCCGCGAAAGACCGGCGGCCGTCTGGTGAGCCAGGACAGTCCCGCGGTCAGCACCGTGAGCCAGATCATGATGAAGAAGGGAGCCAGGGGGAAGTGCCCGCCACCCAGCAGCGTGGCCCGCATGAGCATGTTGTTGTACGGGGTGGCCCAGGCGATGAGCAGGCCGCCCAGCACTCCGAGCAGCACGGCCCGCAGGCGTATGGAGTTTTGCGCAGCCATGGTCTAGCCGGTCCCCCTGGGATGTTCTTCCATGAATCTGTGCAGCACGTCCTCGTAGCTCTTTTGGGCCTGGGGTTCCAGCGAGCGCCAGACCAGAAGCTGTTTGCGGATGTCGTTGAGGAAGTTCTTGTTGATGCGACGCCAGACGCTGGCCTCGCCCGACTCGCGGGTGATGCGGATCTGGATCTCCAGGAAGCCTTCCTGCTCGGCCGAGGGGCAGAAGATCAGTTCCGTGGTCTGTTTGACTCCGAAGTCGAAGGGAGCCAGCCAGATGCGGGCGCGCAGGTTGAGGCAGGGGTCGCCGTCCCGTTCCTCCATGGCCTTGCGGCTCAGGGAGGGGTCCTTGGGCAGGGCGGGGCAGGCGAATGAGCAGCCGATGTCGTCGGCGCAGAAGAGGCCGTGGGTCACGTCCTGGTGGGCCATGTAGTAGTCCAGCAAAAATCCGCCGATGCATTCCTGCTCCGGGTACTTGAGCAGGAAGGGCAGGGTCATGAATACTTCGCTGCCTTCGCCCTCCGGCATGGTCCAGGAGCGGTTCACGTCCGGTATGGCGATGTCCGCGGCCACCTTGGAAGGATAGATGACCGAGATAAGCGTCACGGTGATGACCAGCAGCATGGCCGCCACTCCGGCCAGGGAGGAGTAGTTGGCCGTCATGCCGGACCACAGGGCTGTGCCAGCCAGGAAGGCGGCCGCGGTCTGAGCCAGCAGATAGCCTAGCACGGCCGAGATTACGGCGAAGGCCACCGCTTCGGCGATGAACAGGTAGGAAACGTGAGTGGGGGCCATGCCTATTGAAGTGTAAACCCCGATCTCCCGTTTGCGCTCGTACACGCTGGAGATCATGGTGTTGAGCACGATGAGCACGGCGATGATAAGGGGAATGACGATGTTGGGCACGCCGGAGTAATTGATGGCGTCGGCCGCGTGGTAGGTGTAGGTGCCGTCCGGACGGCCCGCGAACAGGGTCAGTCCGAAACGGTCCGTGAGGTGTCCTGCCAGTTCGGCCACGCTCTGGTCCTTGCCGGGCTTGACCGCGAAGCCTTTGACCTTGCCGCCCAAAGCCAGGGCCGCCTGGGAGGGGACGATGATGGTCTGGGAGCCACGCACGTGCTGGTAGCGGCTCTGGAAGGCGGAGATATCCTCGCCTGATTCGATCTCTTCCATCTCCGCCTCGGTGCGCTGGACCATGGTTTCCGAGGGATAGACCACGGGCGTGGGCGGTTCGCCGTCCAGGTCGGTGAAGGCGTCCAGCTTGTCCCCGTCGAAACACCCACTGACCTTGTAGGGAATGCCCCACAGTTCGACCGTGGCGCCTTGCGGAGCGGCAGGGTCAATGCCCAGCCTCTCGGCCAGGTCCGCCGGAAGCAGTGCGGACTCCACATCGCCCTTGCCGAACCAGGAGCCTCCCACCAGAATGCTGTCCAGGCCTGTGACCTCGGGCTCCCGCCAGGACATGCCAACCAGGCCCCTGGCCGTCTCCAGGTCCCCGGAGCGTCCTTCGCCCGGCTCCACTGGAATGAAGGCGGCCGTTGTGCGGTCCTCGTTCTCCAGCCAGACCCGGTCCGCAACCACGGCGCCGTCATGGAACTTGTTGCGGACGATGGAATCCGCCTCGCGCGGAAGATCGGCCCAGCCGAGGCCCTTCATCATGATGCCCTGGTAGGCGGCGGTGTCCGAGAAGAGCATGGCGCTCTCGCGGCGCACGGACTTGACCGCGGTAAAGCTCATGATTGTGAAAGTCAGGATGACCAGGGTGACGATGGTCAGGGACGTGCGGATCTTGCGGCGGCGTAGGTTGGTCACGCCGATGACGAAGGCCGCGGAGAAGGCCCGCAGACGGCTGACCTCCGAGGAGGTGATGTGCCCGGAACGCTTCTGGATCTTCTCCATCTCCTGCTCGAAACGGCGGAAGATGATGAGCGAGACGAAGGCGGATAGCCCCACGATGAAAAAGGCCAGCACGACCACCAGCGGCGAGTAGGTCAGTTGGAAGGCGGGGTGGACCGAGTAGATGACCGCGATGACCGCTGCGAGGATGACAAGAAAGCCGATGATGCGGCGGTGGATGTCCGCCGAGGCGAAGACGATGCGCTCTGCGCAGTAAGCAAAGGGCACGAACAGGGCCACGTAGAAGAGCACCCCGAAGAGTACGTCCTTCTGTGTGGCCTCCACGTCGTTGTAGACGCGCTCGGCCAGGGCCCATGATGTCCTGGAGTTTTCCAGGAAGGCGCTGTAACGCTTTTCCTCCAGGGCGCGGGTGGCTTCGGCCAGGTCGCGTTTGCCCCGTTGCTGCAATTCCCTGATGCGCTGGTTGACGATGCCGTGGGTCTCGAGGTTTTCGATGCGCGGATCGAGAAGGGACCACATGTCCATGGCCACGCGGTACTCCGTGGCCTTGATGCGCGGCCATTCCTTGGGCAGGTAGCCGGTTCCCCTGGGGCCCTCGCCCTTGGCCCCGGTGAGGATGAGCTTGCGTTTGAGCACCGTGTCCGAGAGGGTCATCTTCATTGGGATGCCCGTGGGCAGGTAGATGGAGGCCATGGTGGAGTCGCGGGTATCGATGCGCGAATACCAGTAGCGGATGGGTTCGGACTCCCGCCGCCCGTCGTACAGTTCCAGCTTGGTCATCCAGTTGAAGGTGCGCGGTTCAAGCAGGCCGAACAAGGTGATCTGGTCGGCGTTGAACATGACCACGTCGGTTTCCATCTGCCGCCGGTACATCTTCACCCGGTAGGAATCCTTGCCGGTGAGCGGCTTGTCGATGGCCCAGACGACCTCTCCGGTGCGCTCGTCGAAGCGGTACCCCTCCAGAACCATCTTGTGGTAGGTGTTCTTCTTGTCCGCGATGCCCGTGTAGCGGAACTGACCGGCTGTGTCGGCCATGGCGTAGAAGATGGCCGGTCCCTGGTAGGCCTGCACCACGGTGCCGGGGGCGGGCTGTTCCGCGAACAATTCCCCCTGCCGCTGCAGGTTGGCCCGGCCGATGAGTTCGGCCAGCCCATAGCGCGGCAGCTCCCAGTAGAGATTGTCCTCGACCGTGGCCAGGTGGCCCAGCAGTCCCTTGACCAGGGTTGTCTGCTTGCGCAGGGATTCGAAGTTCACTCTGTCCGGGGTGTCGTGGGGAGTGCCCCAAGTGGGCCGAGCGTCCTCGGTGGTGGCCAGGGTCAGGCCCAGGTAGCCGGCCAGGGCCGAGACTTCGCCGCCCATGAAGGGCTTGTCCAGGAAATAGGTTCGCCAGGGGCGCAGCCGCGAGGGCCGCAAGGTCTCCTGGTAGAGGTCCAGGCCCTGCTCCGCCTGTACCTTCTCCGCGCCGTCCTTCAGAATACGGGCGATGATGTTGTAATCGGGGTGGCGGTTGCGGTCGGGGCGTATGTCGTACATGAAGCCGTAGTCGAAGGCTCCCACGCCATGTCCGTGGCTGGAAAGGTGCAGAGAGACCATGACCGGGGTTTCGTGCCGGGCGAATACAGCCCGCGCCCTGCGCCCCGATTTGGCCGCTTCGAGCTGGGTCTGTGCGTCCTCGAAAGCCGCCCGTTGGTCTTTTATGGCATCTGGCCGGAATCCCTGCACGATCTCCAGGGCCTTTCCGGTGAGTTGAGCGAAAGAGCCGGTGGAGGCGATGTCCCGCAACAGCATGCGGCGGTTGACCAGCCTGTTGATTTCTTGGTCCTTGTCCTTGTTGCCTTGCAGCCGCAAACGCTGCAAGCGGGTGGAGATGGCGTCGATGGCATTGCGTACCCTGTAGTCCAGAGCCTCGCCCGCCAGTTCGGCGTCCCTGCCGGTCAGTTCCCGTAAGGGGACACCGGACCGAAGGACCTCCAGGCTGGCCTTGGCGCGTTGCGCACGCCGCTGTTGCTTGCGGACGATCTCCTTGAGACGCAGGGACTTGACCTTGACCGACCAGACGAAGTCGCGCCAGCCCGCCTGGGCATGTCCCTGCCCGGCCGAAGCCACTAGGACAACGCTGCGGGCGGGCGGGTTTTCCTTGAAGTATTTGGCCACTTCCAGCAGGGCGGCGATGGAGCAGGCCTCGTCCGCGCCGGGGGATTCGCCGGGCAGGTAGTTGGAGGAGTCGTAGAAGGCCTGCACGCCCAGCATCTGTTCCTTGAGCTGCGGGTCGGTGCCCTCGATGACCGCGTAGACGTTTTCCCCGCGTACCCGCTCCCAATTGATGCGGGAGCGCACCGTGGCCTCCGAGGCCAACTCTCCGGCAGGGGCTTGGCGGAAGTCGGGAAAGAGGGAGCGGAAGCGCTCGCCCTGCATGACGAAGATGGGGAACTGGACCGGTGTCAGTTCCTTCTTGTCCTCATAATATCCTTTGGGGTTGTCATTGAAATCCACCAGGATGCAGGCCCTGGCCCCCAGCATGGCAGCGTTTTTCCAGTGTTTGCCCGAAACCTGGTTCATAACCACGATGGCGTCTTCGATCCGGCGGCCGTTCATTTCGGCCAGGCTGCCCCCCTCTACCCAGATGAGGGGGCCGGAGTATCCCTCCGGAGGGATGGTCTGCGGAGTGACGGAGTTGTAGAGCAGGGGGTTGAGATCGATTTGCTCCCCGCGCGCCGGAAGCTCCAGGCTGGAGCCACGATGGACACGCTTGGGGTAGTGGAAAATCTGGCGGTCAGTTGAATAGCCCAGTTTCGTGAACACGGATTCCACGTGGTCGGCGGCCTTGGCCGCCCCCGGGCTGTCGAAGGAGCGGTCGCCCCACTGGCTGAACAACTCCACCGTGTCGCGCGTGTCGGCCCCGGCGTCCGTGGCCGCCAGGCCCAGTGCCAGGCAAGCCAGAAGAAGCAGACTGGCTACTCGTCTCATGCCCTGGCGGACACCTCGCCCACCTGGATGTCCAGGTCCTCGCGATTCTCGATCTTGTCTATCTTGCCGTCCACGATCCAGACCACCCGGTCGGAGACGTTGAGCATTTTGTAGTCGTGTGTGGCGGTGATGATGGTCACGCCGCGTTCCTGGCTGAGGTTCTTGAGCAACTCGATGATCTCCGCGCCCGTGGTCAGGTCCAGGTTGCCGGTGGGTTCGTCCGCCAGAATGATATTGGGGGAATTGGCCAGCGCGCGGGCCACGGCAACGCGCTGTTGCTGGCCGCCGGAGAGTTCCTGCGGCTTATGGTTGTAGCGTCCCTCCAGCCCCACCAGGTTGAGCAGCTCCACGCCCTTGTCCTGGGCGTCGTCCTCGTTCATGCCACCGAAGGTCATGGGAAGGGTGACGTTCTCCAGGGCGGTCATGACCTGGATGAGATTGAAGGTCTGGAAGATGTAGCCGATCTTGCGGTTGCGCAGCCAGGCCAGCTCAAAGGCGTCCAGCTGGGCGATGTCCACTTCGTCGATGAAGACCTTGCCCTCGGTTGGTTTGTCCAGTCCGCCGATCATGTTGAATAGTGTGGACTTGCCCGAGCCGGAGGGACCCATGATGGAGAGGTATTCCCCAGTACGCACTTCCAGGGAGACGCCCTTGAGGGCCTCCACCACGTGCTTGCCCATGGTGAAATTCTTCTTCACGTGGCTGACGCGAACGATGACGTGGCCTTCGGCCATGGAATCACTCCTCCGCCCGCATGGCCTCCACGGGGCGCATGCGGGCCGCGACCAGTGCGGGATAGAAAACGCCGATCAGGCTCAGCCCCAGGCCGATGCCCACGGAAGCCAACAGGGACAGAACGAAATCAAGGCCGGGCATATGGACCATGGCCGACCAGCCGAACCGAAGCAGGCCCACGAGAAGGCCAATCAGACCGCCCAGCACAGCTCCGATGAGCGCTCCGGCAACGCCCTGCATGCCCGCCTCCAGGAGGAAGAGGCGCAACACAAAGCTGTCCAGGGCGCCCAGGCATTTCATGGTCCCGATCTCCCGAAAGCGCTCGGTCACGGCCATGAGTTGCGCGTTGACGATGCCCACGGCGCAGACCAGCAGGGAAAGGACCACAATCCAGCGTGACTTGGCCCCGCTGCCGACGTCCTCCGCCCCGGTTGGGACGTCGAACCCGGCGTCTTCAAGTTGGAGGCGTATGTTTGGCAGGCCGGAGTCGAGCAAACCTGAGGCGATGTCCGCGGAAACCAGAATAAAGGACAGGAAGGCCACGGCCAGAACCAGGGTCATGACCGTGATGCAGTTGCGAAAGAACCGCACCTTGAGGCTTTTGATGCTGATGTCGAGGGATTTGCGAAAAGGAAGAACGACTTCCTTGCGCACATCCTGCTCGAACCCGCCGCCCTGGTTCGCGCTGTTCATTCGTCCATGCCGGGTTGGGTTGCCAGTGGGACCATCGTGAAAACCCTACCCAAAAAAGAGTTCTTTGCAAACGACGAACTTGTGAAGAATGGTTAAATCATTTCACGGGCGTTGACGAAGCGTACCCGGTCGTATTCAGCCAGCGAGTCCAGCAAACGCTCCAGAAAGGAGAAGGCCGCCCCGTTCATGCGTTGGTGGTGCAGCATAAGCCCGCATTCGCCGCGGGATACCGCCCGGGACAGCTGCGATAGCAATCCCGCCAGGCAGTCTTCGGGAGACTCTTCCTTGCGGGTGTGCAGGTCCACGTTGACGGGTATCCCCCGCATGCCAGGAGGAAGCGGCGGTCCTTCCCCGCACCAGCGGGAAACGGCTCGGAAACCGGCCCTGGCCAGCATGTCCAGGGTTTCGGCGTCGGTGCGGTTCCAGGGCGGAGTGAACAGCGGGTGGAAATATTGGCCCAGGTAGCGGGTGAGGATGTCGCGCCCCCGCTCGATGCGCCGGCCTTTCTCCTCCAGGGGCACGTCGTGCCCGAATTCGGATTTCTTGCCGCGCTGCTGCGTGTTGGCGTGGCGGAAGCCGTGCTGGTGCAGGCAGAAGATCTCTTCGGCCGGGTCCAGAGTACGGAAAAAATCCCTGTGGCGCATGGGCAGCCAAGTGGGCACCACCGCCAGGGCCAGGGGCACGGAACGGCGCCGGAAGACATCCAGCAGTTCCGGAAAGCCACGACCGGGCATGCCGATGTCGTCGGCCCGCACGAAGACGGAGACCGGGCCGCCGCGCTCCTCCATGGCCCTGTCCAGAACGTGTTCGAGCCGCGCCTCCAGATCAGCGGGCGGATCGCGATAAAGGGCGCAGGGCGTGTGGCTCAGGGCCATCACTCCCCCCCGGCCAGCGTTCGCAGAATCCTCGCCGAACGGTCGGCACCGCCGAGGTCGACATCGTGGGAGGGACGTTGTTTGGTGACGGCCTCGCAGATGCGGGCTGCCAGCCCCTCGGGGAAGAGGTCGTAGGAGCCGAGAACGGACAGGGCGCCGAGTTCGGCCAGCTTTTCCGCCCGTTCCGCCTGTTCGGAGTTGGCGTCGAATGGCAGGACCAGGGCGGGAATGCCCGCGGCCAGCACGTCCATGCAGGTGTTGTAGCCGGCCATGGAGATTGACAGGTCGGAGGCGGCCAGAATGTCCGGAAAACGCTGGGAAAAACGGCCGGCCGTGACGCGGGGCAGCCCGTGCGCCCGCACCCGGAGGCGCTGGTACTCATCCTCCTCCATGAAGGGGCCGCAGTACAACCGCAGGACATAGTCGGGTCTGTCACCCAGCAGGGAGAAGGCCTCCAGAACCGAGCGCAGAAG
Proteins encoded:
- a CDS encoding peptide transporter, which translates into the protein MHDDKELQEYRDLLKPPEKFEEGFDWKTLIGAVFIGFLMMPGSMYLQLVIGQGIGPAARWVTIILFAEIAKRSYTSLKQQEIFLLYYMAGAALASPFQGLLWQQYLVQSDAARMLGLTEFIPEWIAPQAGSESLLERTFLHRDWLMPILLLFGAQLIQRIDQFGLGYAMYRITSDVEKLPFPMAPVAALGTMALAESTEDKETSWKWRVFSIGGVVGLAFGAIYVLLPAVSGLVFMEPIRLIPIPWIELTQYTEDVLPAVATGIQLDLGLIFIGMVLPFWAVLGGFLGVILTFIANPILYENGLLTRWNPGMRTVETIFANNFDFYMSFSIGLGLAIAAVGVWYVVRSFRGTGGQPKASWKDLVRGRPERGDINFWLSIGIYFFSTISYTLICVFIVPGFPWIFFILYGFVYTPVISYITARMEGIAGQAVNLPMVREASFIAGAKYFGYSGIEIWYAPIPYHNYGEATVQFRQIELTGTSLRGVIKAEVIAWPIVFVASLLFSQFLWQLAPIPSAQFPYAQEVWHLQALNQLLMQTSTIEGNSAFFQALSPEVVGAGLGLGVVLYLILNLLGLPVLLVYGLVRGLGQTTPHGHLLEMLGAILGRFYFLKKYGKKWRQYAPVLLAGFSCGMGLMGMLAMGFTLILKSLGKMAY
- a CDS encoding DUF6785 family protein yields the protein MAAQNSIRLRAVLLGVLGGLLIAWATPYNNMLMRATLLGGGHFPLAPFFIMIWLTVLTAGLSWLTRRPPVFRGLELLVSWILMVLVSGIPYTGLVRTFLLNLTVPLHFATPGNRFREVLGPLLPDKLYPADNKAVEQLYDGIEGGITMGPLEVLSNAPLSAWVAPFLWWGVFIFLAYFVMICLTNLVARQWVENERVNFPLLRLPQLMTEYFDQNALKDFFTNRYFLIGLGLTCFLHLINGLNHFYPQIPQIPTFIFAGKYFSKYGLFSGFYKLRIYIYPAFIGFAFLTTRQISFSMWFFYLLGGLMFGVFDVMGLGLPSSALGVTFGPTLAMVEETQMIGAYGIFFLFLLWLGRGHIAFILRSAFSRGKVERSESEWMEVRTAFWGFVIGFGLLAGWCIYFGMNLLPAVVTVGMFLVITLVASRVITQGGLAYFTLTAAPIDGLLAIFGSKFFSSAGLLLAGVAQKVLFLDLRESLMPSLIHSAKISERVRNRRLLLIGVMAVIFLGVLVSFAAMLALCYKYGLRELELIWAQRTTMSVYENVKRLVDAPLGPQEWVITFAVIGGLVMTTLILCYRRFYWWPLHPIGYLVIYSTAMRYLWFNFLVGWAANQLCLRYGGINLYRKVRFLFFGLILGDFLMGGIWALVSMETGLTYQVLPD
- a CDS encoding PqqD family protein; its protein translation is MSLFRKKKPVQPTIPREEALASVPVRNRDVEEESGDDGLVLSYPTTLNPWFARMARKVGIWDGSPIQKKLQLDEMGELVWSWIDGQSSVAELSQKLAERYDLHSREAEVSMSTFLRELGRRGIVAFR
- a CDS encoding FtsX-like permease family protein, which encodes MRRVASLLLLACLALGLAATDAGADTRDTVELFSQWGDRSFDSPGAAKAADHVESVFTKLGYSTDRQIFHYPKRVHRGSSLELPARGEQIDLNPLLYNSVTPQTIPPEGYSGPLIWVEGGSLAEMNGRRIEDAIVVMNQVSGKHWKNAAMLGARACILVDFNDNPKGYYEDKKELTPVQFPIFVMQGERFRSLFPDFRQAPAGELASEATVRSRINWERVRGENVYAVIEGTDPQLKEQMLGVQAFYDSSNYLPGESPGADEACSIAALLEVAKYFKENPPARSVVLVASAGQGHAQAGWRDFVWSVKVKSLRLKEIVRKQQRRAQRAKASLEVLRSGVPLRELTGRDAELAGEALDYRVRNAIDAISTRLQRLRLQGNKDKDQEINRLVNRRMLLRDIASTGSFAQLTGKALEIVQGFRPDAIKDQRAAFEDAQTQLEAAKSGRRARAVFARHETPVMVSLHLSSHGHGVGAFDYGFMYDIRPDRNRHPDYNIIARILKDGAEKVQAEQGLDLYQETLRPSRLRPWRTYFLDKPFMGGEVSALAGYLGLTLATTEDARPTWGTPHDTPDRVNFESLRKQTTLVKGLLGHLATVEDNLYWELPRYGLAELIGRANLQRQGELFAEQPAPGTVVQAYQGPAIFYAMADTAGQFRYTGIADKKNTYHKMVLEGYRFDERTGEVVWAIDKPLTGKDSYRVKMYRRQMETDVVMFNADQITLFGLLEPRTFNWMTKLELYDGRRESEPIRYWYSRIDTRDSTMASIYLPTGIPMKMTLSDTVLKRKLILTGAKGEGPRGTGYLPKEWPRIKATEYRVAMDMWSLLDPRIENLETHGIVNQRIRELQQRGKRDLAEATRALEEKRYSAFLENSRTSWALAERVYNDVEATQKDVLFGVLFYVALFVPFAYCAERIVFASADIHRRIIGFLVILAAVIAVIYSVHPAFQLTYSPLVVVLAFFIVGLSAFVSLIIFRRFEQEMEKIQKRSGHITSSEVSRLRAFSAAFVIGVTNLRRRKIRTSLTIVTLVILTFTIMSFTAVKSVRRESAMLFSDTAAYQGIMMKGLGWADLPREADSIVRNKFHDGAVVADRVWLENEDRTTAAFIPVEPGEGRSGDLETARGLVGMSWREPEVTGLDSILVGGSWFGKGDVESALLPADLAERLGIDPAAPQGATVELWGIPYKVSGCFDGDKLDAFTDLDGEPPTPVVYPSETMVQRTEAEMEEIESGEDISAFQSRYQHVRGSQTIIVPSQAALALGGKVKGFAVKPGKDQSVAELAGHLTDRFGLTLFAGRPDGTYTYHAADAINYSGVPNIVIPLIIAVLIVLNTMISSVYERKREIGVYTSIGMAPTHVSYLFIAEAVAFAVISAVLGYLLAQTAAAFLAGTALWSGMTANYSSLAGVAAMLLVITVTLISVIYPSKVAADIAIPDVNRSWTMPEGEGSEVFMTLPFLLKYPEQECIGGFLLDYYMAHQDVTHGLFCADDIGCSFACPALPKDPSLSRKAMEERDGDPCLNLRARIWLAPFDFGVKQTTELIFCPSAEQEGFLEIQIRITRESGEASVWRRINKNFLNDIRKQLLVWRSLEPQAQKSYEDVLHRFMEEHPRGTG